AATTGAAATTAAACAGAATAAACAATGGACATTTGATTGGGTAAAGTTTATTGGGATTGGATTACCATCTTTTTATATAATAGCAATGTCTTTTTTACCATTTGCTATATCGATTAAATTACCAGAGATAAATATGCTTGAAAGTCCAACATTTCAAATAATCGCTGGCGTTGTTTTTGGATATATCTTATTGGATAGTTTAAAGAAATAAAGTTCTTTAGTATTATTATCGACCAATTGGTGGGGGGATAGAATACGGGGAGACAAGTTCTAATGAGTTAAAGAGAGAGGTTCTAGAAGAAATTGGTGCAAACATTACAGACGTAAAATTTTCAGGTGCAATTGAAAATATATTTACATATAACGGGGACCTTGGATATGAAATAGTCTTTGTATATGATGCAGAATTTGTTGACAAGTCCTTTTATGAGAAACCTTCTTTTTTTGGATGCGAAGATAATGGGGTGCCCTTTAAAGTGTATTGGAAGCCAATTAGCGATTTTAAAAATGAAAAAATACTGTTAGTTCCAGAAGAATTATTAAATTTGCTTTGAAATGGTTGCAAACTTCTTCTTGTGCTAACAGGTGCAAGAGTTAAACAAGGGGTCGTCGATTATGACGATCCTATTTTTATGTACCGGAATAATTATTGTAATTTTATGTTAAAATTAATATGTGAACTAAAGTACTTAAAGTAACGGGCAGTAATCTTTAATAAGGGTTATGGATTTATATGGTAACAAAACAATATTAAAAATGGGGTGATGTTGTGGGATTTTATTATTTTATAATTCTTTTCATAGGAATTTTCTTCATTGTAGGTGCAGTTATCCAGGCGGTTAAGTATAGTTCTTTGTTTAAAAAGAAAGTTATATTTTCAGGGGTTATAGGATTTATGTTAATTGGTTTATCAATCTTTTTATTTACACCAGGTAGCTCCGATATTATCGCTGAACTTTTGAGATTAAATGGATAGA
The nucleotide sequence above comes from Paraliobacillus zengyii. Encoded proteins:
- a CDS encoding DNA mismatch repair protein MutT is translated as MEYGETSSNELKREVLEEIGANITDVKFSGAIENIFTYNGDLGYEIVFVYDAEFVDKSFYEKPSFFGCEDNGVPFKVYWKPISDFKNEKILLVPEELLNLL